A single genomic interval of Astyanax mexicanus isolate ESR-SI-001 chromosome 4, AstMex3_surface, whole genome shotgun sequence harbors:
- the toe1 gene encoding target of EGR1 protein 1, which translates to MSSSMVVPVIDVQNDNFKELWPSMVLAFKTATFTALDTELSGLGARKALLAESVEDRYKSICHAARTRSILSLGIACYKKLDDKADSTYLVQVYNLTLLCSEEYIIEPQSVQFLVQHGFDFNKQYAQGVPYNKGNDKGADAHGVNLRTLFVELLRANKPLVVHNGLIDMVFLYQCFYAHLPEKLGTFIADLSQMFPAGIYDTKYATEYELRLTASYLEYAYKKCKLDNARSVEAGSDGSRLFLEFYNYTGHLQRYVDYRPCLDNQSHGGTPDICIQFSAYGWCPNGTQCPLSHDTDLIIQQDEKTKEDKRKKRKRRKKQKLAQEVQEHGSPNEKKAHLEDMEQEQEVQDDQEVTDTVIAESVHQTGGEEVQASCTTDPSQTDQAKNGNGGSVPADGKNTQQTSKCPTGERERKAEGGTHRAGFDAFMTGYIFAFASILKSEESSTQPGIPGCANKLYLSGKSVPLHIVKSTFSKSSKAHVHKMEQVWGKRPCDKTTVKSEGTA; encoded by the exons ATGAGCTCGTCCATGGTTGTACCCGTTATAGACGTGCAAAATGACAATTTTAAGGAGCTGTGGCCGTCGATGGTGCTCGCCTTTAAAACAGCCACTTTCACTGCTTTGGACACG GAGCTGAGTGGTCTTGGAGCGAGGAAAGCTCTTCTAGCAGA gTCGGTTGAAGATCGGTATAAATCGATATGTCATGCTGCTCGTACCCGCTCTATACTGTCTCTGGGGATTGCCTGCTATAAAAAGCTTGATGATAAA GCAGACAGTACGTACCTGGTACAGGTGTATAATCTGACGCTGTTGTGCTCAGAGGAGTACATCATTGAGCCTCAGTCTGTGCAGTTCCTTGTACAGCATGGGTTCGACTTCAACAAGCAGTATGCTCAAGGTGTTCCTTATAACAAGGGCAATGATAAG GGAGCAGATGCCCATGGAGTAAATTTGCGCACTCTGTTTGTGGAACTCCTGAGGGCCAACAAGCCTCTGGTGGTCCATAACGGCCTGATCGATATGGTGTTCCTGTACCAATGCTTTTACGCCCATCTGCCAGAGAAGCTGGGAACGTTTATAGCAGACCTGTCGCAGATGTTCCCTGCTGGCATCTACGACACCAAGTACGCCACAGAGTATGAGCTGCGCCTCACTGCATCATACTTGGAATATGCCTATAAAAAGTG CAAGTTGGACAACGCCAGATCTGTCGAGGCGGGTTCTGATGGGTCGCGTTTGTTCCTGGAGTTTTATAACTACACTGGGCACCTGCAGAGATACGTGGACTACAGGCCTTGCTTAGACAACCAGAGCCATGGTGGCACCCCGGACATCTGCATCCAGTTCTCT GCTTATGGATGGTGTCCCAATGGCACTCAGTGCCCCCTGTCCCACGACACTGACCTCATCATTCAGCAGGACGAGAAAACCAAAGAGGACAAGAGGAAAAAACGCAAGCGCAGGAAGAAACAGAAGCTGGCCCAGGAAGTGCAGGAGCATGGCTCGCCCAATGAGAAGAAGGCTCACCTGGAGGACATGGAGCAGGAGCAAGAGGTGCAGGATGATCAAGAGGTCACTGATACTGTGATAGCCGAATCAGTGCACCAGACTGGTGGAGAGGAGGTACAAGCTTCCTGCACTACTGATCCCAGCCAGACAGACCAGGCCAAGAATGGAAATGGAGGTTCAGTTCCAGCTGACGGCAAAAACACACAGCAGACGTCTAAATGCccaactggagagagagagaggaaggcagAGGGAGGAACTCACAGAGCAGGTTTTGATGCCTTCATGACTGGGTACATTTTTGCTTTTGCCAGCATTCTGAAGTCAGAAGAATCTTCCACACAGCCTGGAATACCAGGATGTGCAAACAAACTGTATCTGAGCGGCAAATCTGTTCCACTTCACATAGTCAAAAGCACCTTCTCCAAATCTTCCAAGGCTCACGTGCACAAGATGGAGCAAGTGTGGGGGAAAAGACCCTGTGATAAAACTACAGTCAAATCAGAAGGAACTGCgtaa
- the si:ch73-382f3.1 gene encoding THAP domain-containing protein 2 isoform X1 codes for MGGCSAPNCSNSTTIGKQLFRFPKDPVRMRKWLVNCRRDFAPTPCSRLCQDHFEESQFEEIARSPAGGRKLKPNAIPTLFNVPDPPSPITPHVVLPLKPEPAEKDLNVGDHGYARRQPRVDPEEEERQRAEEEQPCSLCQHYKSQLEQQQQHTARLQREAEEMKKRLHKLSKMEKGLQMFLYEDQIRALTLAKRSRRAVWSHDTVLTARKIRCAVGVKGYEFLRELGYPLPSYRTLCNRLEPKMMMTTSMQEDLADLGLGIITACNSPEGNGTGDEGLIGIMT; via the exons ATGGGCGGCTGCTCGGCTCCAAACTGCTCCAACTCCACCACCATAGGGAAGCAGCTGTTTCGCTTTCCGAAAGACCCCGTGCGGATGAGAAAGTGGCTGGTAAACTGTCGCCGGGACTTCGCGCCGACCCCCTGCTCCAGACTGTGCCAG GATCACTTCGAGGAGAGTCAGTTTGAGGAAATCGCCCGCTCGCCAGCAGGGGGAAGAAAACTGAAGCCTAATGCGATTCCCACACTGTTTAATGTACCAGACCCACCCTCACCCATCACTCCTCATGTAGTGCTGCCCCTCAAACCTGAACCAG cagAGAAGGATTTGAACGTTGGGGACCATGGTTATGCCCGCCGGCAGCCACGAGTGGACCCTGAGGAAGAAGAGCGACAGAGAGCGGAAGAGGAGCAGCCCTGCTCGCTCTGCCAGCACTACAAAAGCcagctggagcagcagcagcagcacacagcccgGCTCCAGAGAGAG GCAGAGGAGATGAAGAAACGTCTGCACAAGCTGAGCAAGATGGAAAAAGGACTGCAAATGTTTCTGTACGAGGACCAAATCCGGGCTCTGACCTTGGCCAAGCGCTCGCGGCGGGCCGTGTGGTCTCACGACACAGTGCTGACCGCCCGCAAGATCCGCTGTGCAGTCGGAGTCAAAGGGTACGAGTTTCTCCGAGAACTGGGCTACCCTCTTCCCTCCTACAGGACGCTGTGTAACCGCCTGGAGCCTAAAATGATGATGACCACCAGCATGCAGGAGGACCTAGCAGATTTAGGCCTGGGTATCATAACAGCATGTAATAGCCCTGAGGGCAATGGCACGGGTGATGAAGGACTGATTGGAATTATGAcctaa
- the si:ch73-382f3.1 gene encoding THAP domain-containing protein 2 isoform X2, whose translation MGGCSAPNCSNSTTIGKQLFRFPKDPVRMRKWLVNCRRDFAPTPCSRLCQDHFEESQFEEIARSPAGGRKLKPNAIPTLFNVPDPPSPITPHVVLPLKPEPEKDLNVGDHGYARRQPRVDPEEEERQRAEEEQPCSLCQHYKSQLEQQQQHTARLQREAEEMKKRLHKLSKMEKGLQMFLYEDQIRALTLAKRSRRAVWSHDTVLTARKIRCAVGVKGYEFLRELGYPLPSYRTLCNRLEPKMMMTTSMQEDLADLGLGIITACNSPEGNGTGDEGLIGIMT comes from the exons ATGGGCGGCTGCTCGGCTCCAAACTGCTCCAACTCCACCACCATAGGGAAGCAGCTGTTTCGCTTTCCGAAAGACCCCGTGCGGATGAGAAAGTGGCTGGTAAACTGTCGCCGGGACTTCGCGCCGACCCCCTGCTCCAGACTGTGCCAG GATCACTTCGAGGAGAGTCAGTTTGAGGAAATCGCCCGCTCGCCAGCAGGGGGAAGAAAACTGAAGCCTAATGCGATTCCCACACTGTTTAATGTACCAGACCCACCCTCACCCATCACTCCTCATGTAGTGCTGCCCCTCAAACCTGAACCAG AGAAGGATTTGAACGTTGGGGACCATGGTTATGCCCGCCGGCAGCCACGAGTGGACCCTGAGGAAGAAGAGCGACAGAGAGCGGAAGAGGAGCAGCCCTGCTCGCTCTGCCAGCACTACAAAAGCcagctggagcagcagcagcagcacacagcccgGCTCCAGAGAGAG GCAGAGGAGATGAAGAAACGTCTGCACAAGCTGAGCAAGATGGAAAAAGGACTGCAAATGTTTCTGTACGAGGACCAAATCCGGGCTCTGACCTTGGCCAAGCGCTCGCGGCGGGCCGTGTGGTCTCACGACACAGTGCTGACCGCCCGCAAGATCCGCTGTGCAGTCGGAGTCAAAGGGTACGAGTTTCTCCGAGAACTGGGCTACCCTCTTCCCTCCTACAGGACGCTGTGTAACCGCCTGGAGCCTAAAATGATGATGACCACCAGCATGCAGGAGGACCTAGCAGATTTAGGCCTGGGTATCATAACAGCATGTAATAGCCCTGAGGGCAATGGCACGGGTGATGAAGGACTGATTGGAATTATGAcctaa